In Mustela lutreola isolate mMusLut2 chromosome 16, mMusLut2.pri, whole genome shotgun sequence, the genomic window TCCTGGAACCCACTCCTGGCGCGCGTCCTCCATCGCGGGGAGGCTGACACTACAACTCCCAGCATGCCTCGCGGCTGCTGGTTGTGTCCTATGTGGTCGGTCGCCCAGGGTGCCGATGGGAATTGGAGTTCGTCGTTGTTTGGAGGCTTCAATGAATGCACGGGGTGGGCGTGGGGGGCTAGGGCTCTTGGGTGTCTCCGCAGAAAGGACCGTAAGACCCCGCCGTCATGTTCTCGGAGCCTCCAACCCCAGAGCCTCCAGCGCCCGACGCGCCTCCTGACTCGAGTCGCATCGGCCCTGCCCCGGGTGAGCGAGCCTCGGGGCCAGGGCGGAGGGAAAGCTCGACTGGGATTCCCACGGGCGTGGTTTGGACAGGTGTACTCGGCGGGTGGGCGGGAAAATCCGGGTGGCACTGTAGTCGGAATCCTGGACTTGACATGAAGTGAAATGGAAACGGAACGAGAACCAGATCAAAGAGTGTGGAATGGAGTGGGCTCTTGGGACTGTGAATTGGAAGGTCCACCTCTGTCTTCTTTtaaagacagggaaactgaggctgggggaggggcatgacTTCTACACCCGTCAGGGGTTGAGCAGAAACGGGGGTGGAAGGGGATGTGGAATTAACAGGCTAGACAGTCTGGATGGTGTCAGGCTAGAATAGGGCATCAGATCACATTATAGGTGAGAGCAGTGGGAAGAAGAACGGGCGACAAAACGGAGTAGACCTGGCCGAGGGAAAACAAGGCCAGGATTCCAGCTTCCGCGTGTAATTCGGACTGAATCAGCCAGCTTGCTTCTTATGGCCTCAATGAGTGTTGTCTCCACGTCCTCTGCAGTACCCCTCTGGGCCCTGGCCGCAATCGTTCTGGTCTCAGGCCTCCTCGTGTTCGGCTGCTGTTTCTGTGTCTACCGGAAGCGTTGTCGGAGGCGGTTGGGCAAGAAGAGCCAGGCCCAAGCCCAGGTCCACCTTCAGGAAGTGAAGGAGCTGGGCAGGAGTTACATAGACAAGGTGTGGCCTGGCCCAGCCCCTCGGCCCTACTCTGTCCTGCACCATTGGCCCAGCAGCCTCAGTCCCCACTTTCTTCCCTCCCATGCCCACCTTACTGGCTCATCTCTGTGGGTGTTTAGCCCTGACCTGGACCCTGGGGATCTGGAGATAGGCTAGATTGAGTCCCTGTTCCTGAGAACCACTCTGGTGGTGAAGTCAGACCCTCACACAGACATTCACAACACAGGGTGGTATGTGCCCTGTGATGGGAGCTCCCAGAGCGTATGTGGGTACAGAAAAACCATCTGATAGCCTGGACAGTCCAAGGATGCTTCCCAGTAGAGATGTCTTCTGTGCTGAGACCCAAATAACACTCAGAGTTCGCCCAGGACAGAGAGGAGGACATTGTAGCTCAAGGTCTGGAATCCAGACCCTGAGGCATTTCACAATAGCTGGGGCACAGATGGCAAATAGGCTGCCCTCCAGAGTGGGTGTCTGAGGAGCTCAGTTGTACACATGTCACGTGCGCAATTGGGAACCACAGAAGATTCATGTGCAGCCAAGGAATAGGGTCATATGGGTGTTGGAATGAATCCTCTGGAACCCAGGAGGAGGACAGATTTGGGGCAAGGAGGCCAGGGAGGAGGCTGGTGTGGCAGTCCCAAGAGAGTGAAAGAAACATGAGTTGGCAGAGGTCACCGGAGTGGTAGATGACAGCTTATGGGTGTCAAGGTCTGAGTGCAGAGTGGAACAGTGCTCACCTGGGAGCCAGGAAGTCCCAGGTTCCCAACCCAGAGGAACCActccccagctctgtgacctgggAGAATTCACagtccctctctgagcctcaggtgtGTGGTCTGTAACTAGTATTTCCTCTCCTCCCTTGTCAACAAATAGCTGTTGTCATGATCATCCATAAGGCAGGACCTTTAGGGTCCTGGTGCCCAGCCTCCATCCCTGTCCCTCAAGCCATCAACATCTAAAGACCACCTGCGTCAGACTCACCTCAGGTTCTTGTGGAAACACGAATTCTGGGTCTTGCCCCAGACCTATCGAATCAATCTGAAGTGAAGGCATTTTACCACATTTCTCAGGGGAATTCTGATTTGCGTTGAATTTTGAAAATGGCTGGCTTAGATTAAGGAGTGTTCTAGCTTAGAATGGCAAATACAGGGTAAAGACACTATTCCTCCTCTGTGATTTTCTGTGGTGAGAACACTAGTCAACATGTCAGTTTGGACAACAACCCCAGTACCTCCATTTGCATGTGAAATAAATCTTCTGCATCCTTCTTGTAGGCAACAAGGTGCTATGAGCACCTGCTTTTCTTGTCTAGGCATGACAAGCACACTGCGTGTGTCACCCTGTCTGTTCTCCCCCATAGCAGACATCATTAATCAAATTTTGACTAAATAAAGCCTCTCTGTTACTATGACTAGTGCTTGCCtgtggcagacatcactaatcaaacTCTGACTCTGCTTAGCCAGCAAGTGCTCAGGGATCAGTgagtctcccttggcttctgGGTCAGGGGAAGAGTTCACCTGCCCTTGCTCCTGGCCCCCTAAGGTGCAGCCAGAAGTGGAGGAGCTGGAGCCAGCACCATCTGGGCCAGGGTCGCAGGTGGCTGAGAAGCATGAGCTCGGACGACTGCAGTACTCACTGGATTATGATTTCCAGAGCGGCCAGGTGGGTGTGGAGGATGGGGGTGGTGTGGAGGGGAGGGTCCGAGGGTTCTAGCCCCTTTATAGAGGAGGCCCCAAGAAGGAAGCTAAGACTAGAGTCCTCTTATCACCTTTCAGCTGCTGGTGGGCATCGTTCAAGCTGAGGGATTGGCAGCCTTGGACCTGGGGGGCTCCTCCGACCCCTACGTGCGGGTCTACCTGCTGCCAGACAAGAGGAGGCGGCATGAGACCAAGGTGCATCGGCAGACGCTGAACCCACACTTTGGGGAGAACTTTGCCTTCAAGGTGAGCTCCTGGCCTCTGTGCCCTAGGCTTGGTAACCTGCCTCCCGTCCCTGGAACACTGGGGAGCGACCCCTTCAACTTTTTCTGGAGCCAGCCCACAGCTCAGGTAGCAGCCTCCAGCTCTGGGGACTATCACACCAGACCCTGGATTGTCCCCGTGGGGCGCTGCTGACCTCTGGGCTGTTGCTTTGTGCCATTTGGGTTCCAGAGACTTCCGCACAGCTGTTCCCCTGGACCCTTGCTGCCCGAGTCGTCGCCTTCTACCTGGATGTGCGCTGTGCCGCACTTCTGGTCTCTCTGACTTACCACTCTCCGCCTTGTGTTCTCTTCCCGGTGGCCCCTCATCTAGGTCCCCTACGTGGAGCTGGGAGGCAGGGTACTGGTCATGGCGGTGTACGACTTTGATCGCTTCTCCCGCAACGATGCCATTGGGGAGGTGCGGGTCCCCATGAGCTCAGTGGACCTGGGGCGGCCAGTGCTGGCCTGGCGCGAGCTGCAGGCTGCTCCGCGGGAGGAGGTGAGCATACGGGGCCACGACCCCACGCTGGGCCCGCCCACCGCGCGCCCGTACCAATCAGATCACAGGCTTCTTGGACTCTCAGGGCTCCAGCCCTTGCAACTGCGGCTCCCCTCCTTGGGGTGCACCGCTGTGGTCGTCACTGGACCACTCCATTctaaggcggggggtggggaagaaaggcCCGAGAGGGAATGGATGTGAAGCTGGGGCTCTGGCGAGGGGTCCCTCTCTGTCTTCCAGCAGGAGAAACTCGGtgacatctgcttctccctccgctaCGTCCCCACGGCCGGGAAGCTCACAGTCATCGTCCTGGAGGCTAAGAACCTGAAGAAGATGGACGTGGGAGGACTCTCAGGTGTGTGGCGAGCAAGCAAATAGTGCGGccgggggtggagagggaggctCTGGAGCAAAGCTTCTCGCAGTTTCTGAGTCCCGAGCGTCCCTGGTGGAGAGGGGCCCGGACTGCCTGGGAAGTGTAGGTTTGCTGTGGACATGGAGAGAGCCTTCAGGGTACACAGGGTGTCTCTGTGCTCTTCCGAAGAAGCACCTCTTCAACATGAGCCCTGCACTGGCCAGTCGGGGCCTCTAAGACTCCTTTCTCCGCCCAGATCCGTACGTCAAGGTCCACCTGCTGCAGGGCGGCAAGAAGGTGCGGAAGAAGAAAACGACCATCAAGAAGAACACTCTGAACCCTTATTACAACGAGGCCTTCAGTTTCGAGGTGCCCTGTGACCAGGTGCAGGTGAGCTCGGACCTACCCAAAGCCCCTGTCAGAGCAGCCCTCCCCACACGGTCCCAGGCCTTTAAAAGCCCCTGTTGCTAGGGGGAGGAAGAACCCATCTCAGCCATTCGAACCCAGGTCCTGGGGCCCTGAGGTTGTGTTTCCAAAGTCAGTTTCCTCTTGTGAGGACCCGGGCGCCCCGCCCCCAAGCAAGATCAGGATGTTCCGCCCCCAAGCAAGACCCCGGCTGTCCCGCTCAGGAACTATGGGTACTAAGGGAAAGATTTCCCACAACTCTTAAGGAAGAGGGCCCAGCCAGGACTCAGGCCTGACCCCTCCTCCCATTTCAGAGTCCTGACGGTTTGCCCTCCGTAGGAGGCTAGTCTCTAAGGAAGCCCCTAACAATCCCTTACCAACCGGGTCCTGAGGGTTCATCTCCTTTGAAATCGGATCACGGAGGAAGAAAGACTCCAGAGCAGCCCTCTAACAGAGTCGGTCTCCTCTGTCCACTCCCACCCCCGGCACTGTTGGAGTCCCCTGAGAGGCCTTAGCGCAGGGTGCTAGCAAGTCCCCCTAGACCTCTGGCTGCTAGGGAGAGGGTCTCTTTGGCAATGACACGGGATCCCCTCCTTGCCTTGCCTCCTTCTCGAACACTCCTGTCTCTCTTCCCCCCTGCTCTTCCTGTCTCCAGAAGGTCCAGGTGGAGCTGACTGTGCTGGACTATGACAAGCTGGGCAAGAATGAGGCCATTGGGAGGGTGGCTGTCGGGGCAGCGGTGGGGGGAGCTGGCCTGCGGCACTGGGCAGACATGCTGGCCAACCCCCGGCGGCCCATTGCCCAGTGGCACTCGCTGAGGCCCCCTGACCGAGTGAGGCCACTGCCTGCTCCCTGATCCCCACCTCAAGCCCCTTGCCAAGCCTGGACTCGGCCCCTGACCTCAGACTCCTGGCCAAAACCACACCCAGGCCCACCTTTAAGCTTTCTCTGACCcctaaccacccccaccccacaccaacCCTTCCCATTCCTGCTTTCCCATCTCCCATTATGCCAATCATGGTGACTTGCCAGCTCTCCCACCAGCACACATCCAGAAGCCCCAGGGACCCCTGGGGGAGGAGAGCAATCtggcctcccccaacccctgctcccaCTCTCTGCTTTGACAATCAGTGACcctgccttcttctcccttcgCTCCCAGCACCCCTCTTCCTGCACAGGATCACCTGCTCCTGTCCCTAGTCGGACTCCTGCACTGCTCCTGGGACCAAATAAATACTCAGCAACTTTGGCGACCTGACCTGGTGCTTactggtgggggtgggcagggtggggtggggggcaagagggTGGGATCACCTAAGGGCAAGGATAGGGCTGCCCATCCTGCGGATACACTGAGGGAAACTGACCCATCCACCCCCCCATCCACGTGTTCACTTTTTCGTTCACACACCCCTCCGAACCTgggtgttttcttctgaaaatattgTGGTCGGAACAATACCTCCTGTATGTTTGCTGTGAAGAGTCCATGAGAATCACTtactcatgattttaatttgctccTGCATCCGTGACTTCCATAGATTTTCATACCcatatttccctcccttcccttctttcttccatcattcatccattctactttccctgagGTCTTCAGGGTGGCAACTTCTGTTGGATGCTGGAACCCCAAGTTGATGCAGATCCAGAATTTTCCCCAAGCGACTTACTGTCATTTAGAAACAAAGTAGATATGTAGAGTCTGGGAATGAGATCCCCAGAGACTGGGAGAAAGGACAGAGGTACGCAGGGAAAAGCCAATGGTTGCACCTCTTCCTTCCCTCAACAAATTCTGTCTCCTAATCTGTGTCTAGGAAAGACGATCATTTCattgctcctccctcctctcatTCCAGACAGGATTTCAGGTGGTAGACAAAGGTCTTTGAAATTTGGCAAGAGAGCTCTCTGATCTGGAGATTAAGTGGAAAATGAGGCAAAAGGTTCCCCCATGTACTAAAGAAAGGGCAGAGCATTAACTTGCACTAAGCTTCCTGGTAGCCAATGGGAAAAGGGAAATCTGATCAGTTACACCGATTGTAATATCTATGTGATTTAACAAATTTCTTCAAAGGGATCTGTTCATTTCTCCTATGTGAGTGAGTGAGGGGACATTTTTATGAGAACATCATAAGGTATcactattattactatttctgCTACTCCTGCTAACAATGATCCTCACAACCACCCCATGAAATAGACATGATAGTTATTCCCAGttgacaaataaggaaactgtgcTGAGAAGTAACATGACCTGGCTAGGATCGTACAGCCAGGAAATCCATCTGTAATTCCTGGGATCGAATTCTGTTCTGTGTTATGATGACATTGGGGTCCCTGATTCTGTGTCTCAACAAGAGAGCAGACAAATGAGAAGAATAAAATCATTGCAAATGGTGGTCCATACTGGGCAGTAAGCTAGTGAGAGCTGAGATCATTTAGAAAGGGCAGTCAGGGCCAGCTTTCCTAAAGAGGTGATTTTGAGCTGTGCtttgaaggagaagaaggaatgaGGCTGTCTAAGATGAGCAggaaacacaatggaatattattcagtcataaaaaggaaagtTTATACTGATTCATGCTACAACATGATGAAACTTGAAAGCATGattgtaagtgaaagaagccagatgcaaaaggccacatattgtatgatttcatctgtgtgaaatatacaaaataggcaaatccatagagggAAGAAAAGCCGATCTGTGGTTTGCAAgactagggagagagagagaaatggagagtgaCTGATTAATGACTACAGGATGTCCTTAGGGAATGACAAGAAAGTTCTGCAACTAGACAATGGTGATGGTTGCCCAACATTGTCAATATAGCAAATGTTATTAAACTTTATGTTGtgtgtattttactacaataaaaataagcaaagatgaAGGCAAAGAGAGTTCCAGGCAGAAGGCACCCTAAGTTGCAGACTTGGTGTGTTCTCAAGAGAGCCAGCAGGCCAGTGAGTCCTGCAGGCTGTGCTGAAACCTCATCTTCGCTCCCCAGTGCCCACAGCTGTCCTCAGAAGGGGGATGGCCCCCTTCAGTCCATCACACCACTCACTGCCAGCCGCACGTTACTATTCCCAATTTCCCAATTTACAGAGCTGAAAACCGAGGCCCAGAAAGGGTGACTGACTCGTCTCAGGTTGCGTAGCTGGAGGAGATACTCACTCAAGTCCCTGCCCTTATAGACCTCGAAGACAGGTTAAGTCACCTGGTCAAGGTCTCTCAGCCAGCAGGTGAAGGCAAGACAGAAAGCCAGGCTTATCTGACACCAAAAGCCACATTCTCCAGGATCCTGCCATCTGGTCTGGATATGAAGTGATGGGAGTCACAGGGTGTAGATTGCAGTGGCCATTCTGCTGGGAAGGCAGGAGATCCCCCTGCTGGACTTGGACATTTCCAGGGgcagtggagggaggtggggggtgagggcagaagagcagaaattggaggagcagaggggatgaCACAAAGAATTCAGACGCAGAAGCCAGAGAGAACTTGGTGTGCCTCCCATGAATGTGCCCTTACCCATTTTCTGGAGCCCTGCTGCATAGTCTATTTCCGTTGTGTAAATACTCACAATGTGGCTAATTTCAAGCCACCAATGTGGTCACTGAATATGGAGTCGAGAGGAGATACCTATTAGTATGCTCTCATATAGTAATATAGTATTTCCCAGGGTCAGGATGAAGGTCCCAAAATTTAAGGTGAAGCTGATGACAATCTAAACCACCAGTCATCAagataaatagtattttaatacaATAAGAATcaaaattaacacacacacaaagagagatcCATGAcgcataaaatataaaaattttaaagatggcatctgactctgCACTTGGACCGCTCTGCTTCACCGTAATCCTGGCCCTGAttctcataaaattttatttagaaaagtaGACAGTCAGTGGTCATAGTGTGCCagtttgactttttaaactattgcgttaaaatattatttccttcatttgtgTACAACAATTAATGTAAAAAACCTTAAGACCATCAACAACAGGAAAGTATAGTAAAATAAGAAGTAATGAGTTTTGAGTGtatattacctttattttaatgtaatgcatttaatttgaatttaattttagtaattagtaaaacaatttaatttttagtaatgACTGTGCATAACAACCAGGTCGCGAAATTACTGACACTTGAACAACCAGGGGCCAGTGTTAGCTAGCCCCAGCCCTTCGCTGCTTTTCCCGCCTGGGTGGTAGAACCACGGTGTGAGGTGGGAAGGGGACCCAGAGGTCTAGGCGACGTCACTTTAATTTGAATTAATCAagattctgttcctttctagGTCAATTTGAGTCGACCCAGACTTACCCATCCCAGAAAAGTGGATCGTCCAAGGCCCCGCCCCCAACACCCCCAGCTCCGCCCCTTCTCCTTCGCCGTCGTCATGACAACCGCGTCCACACGCCCTTCACTCCCGCGAGCCCTCCCATTGGCCAAAAG contains:
- the SYT5 gene encoding synaptotagmin-5 isoform X2; amino-acid sequence: MFSEPPTPEPPAPDAPPDSSRIGPAPVPLWALAAIVLVSGLLVFGCCFCVYRKRCRRRLGKKSQAQAQVHLQEVKELGRSYIDKVQPEVEELEPAPSGPGSQVAEKHELGRLQYSLDYDFQSGQLLVGIVQAEGLAALDLGGSSDPYVRVYLLPDKRRRHETKVHRQTLNPHFGENFAFKVPYVELGGRVLVMAVYDFDRFSRNDAIGEVRVPMSSVDLGRPVLAWRELQAAPREEEKLGDICFSLRYVPTAGKLTVIVLEAKNLKKMDVGGLSDPYVKVHLLQGGKKVRKKKTTIKKNTLNPYYNEAFSFEVPCDQVQKVQVELTVLDYDKLGKNEAIGRVAVGAAVGGAGLRHWADMLANPRRPIAQWHSLRPPDRVRPLPAP
- the SYT5 gene encoding synaptotagmin-5 isoform X1, whose amino-acid sequence is MFSEPPTPEPPAPDAPPDSSRIGPAPVPLWALAAIVLVSGLLVFGCCFCVYRKRCRRRLGKKSQAQAQVHLQEVKELGRSYIDKVQPEVEELEPAPSGPGSQVAEKHELGRLQYSLDYDFQSGQLLVGIVQAEGLAALDLGGSSDPYVRVYLLPDKRRRHETKVHRQTLNPHFGENFAFKVPYVELGGRVLVMAVYDFDRFSRNDAIGEVRVPMSSVDLGRPVLAWRELQAAPREEQEKLGDICFSLRYVPTAGKLTVIVLEAKNLKKMDVGGLSDPYVKVHLLQGGKKVRKKKTTIKKNTLNPYYNEAFSFEVPCDQVQKVQVELTVLDYDKLGKNEAIGRVAVGAAVGGAGLRHWADMLANPRRPIAQWHSLRPPDRVRPLPAP
- the SYT5 gene encoding synaptotagmin-5 isoform X4; the encoded protein is MFSEPPTPEPPAPDAPPDSSRIGPAPVPLWALAAIVLVSGLLVFGCCFCVYRKRCRRRLGKKSQAQAQVHLQEVKELGRSYIDKVQPEVEELEPAPSGPGSQVAEKHELGRLQYSLDYDFQSGQLLVGIVQAEGLAALDLGGSSDPYVRVYLLPDKRRRHETKVHRQTLNPHFGENFAFKVPYVELGGRVLVMAVYDFDRFSRNDAIGEVRVPMSSVDLGRPVLAWRELQAAPREEQEKLGDICFSLRYVPTAGKLTVIVLEAKNLKKMDVGGLSDPYVKVHLLQGGKKVRKKKTTIKKNTLNPYYNEAFSFEVPCDQVQHPSSCTGSPAPVPSRTPALLLGPNKYSATLAT
- the SYT5 gene encoding synaptotagmin-5 isoform X3, with the translated sequence MFSEPPTPEPPAPDAPPDSSRIGPAPVPLWALAAIVLVSGLLVFGCCFCVYRKRCRRRLGKKSQAQAQVHLQEVKELGRSYIDKVQPEVEELEPAPSGPGSQVAEKHELGRLQYSLDYDFQSGQLLVGIVQAEGLAALDLGGSSDPYVRVYLLPDKRRRHETKVHRQTLNPHFGENFAFKVPYVELGGRVLVMAVYDFDRFSRNDAIGEVRVPMSSVDLGRPVLAWRELQAAPREEQEKLGDICFSLRYVPTAGKLTVIVLEAKNLKKMDVGGLSDPYVKVHLLQGGKKVRKKKTTIKKNTLNPYYNEAFSFEVPCDQVQVNLSRPRLTHPRKVDRPRPRPQHPQLRPFSFAVVMTTASTRPSLPRALPLAKSS